Below is a genomic region from Echinicola rosea.
GTCCAAGCTGCGGTATTGAATAGCTTCCGCCAAATGCTCCACTTTGATGTTTTCGGAATCAGACAGGTCTGCGATGGTTCTGGCCACTTTCAGGATTCTGTCGTATGCCCTGGCAGAGAGTCCTAGTCTTTCCATAGCGGTTTTTAAGAGGGTTTTTCCGGCCTCGTTTATTTCGCACACTTCCTTGACCATATGTGAGGGCATCATGGCATTGCAATAGATTTCCTTATGCTCCTTAAACCGCTCCACTTGTCGGTCCCTGCCACTGACCACACGTTCACGGATGACATTGCTTTTTTCTGCTTTTCTAGTGGAAGTCATCTCGTCAAATTTTACAGGGGTGACTTCCACATGAAGGTCAATTCGATCGAGTAAAGGGCCGCTTACTTTGTTTAGATAGCGCTGTACCACTCCGGGGCCGCAGACACATTCTTTTTCGGGGTGATTGTAATAGCCGCATGGGCAGGGGTTCATGCTGGCGATCAGCATGAAGTTGGCAGGGTAGTCCACCGATACTTTTGCACGGCTGATAGAAACCCTTCTTTCTTCGAGCGGCTGTCGCATGACTTCAAGCACTGTCCGTTTGAATTCCGGCAATTCATCCAAAAACAATACCCCATTATGCGCCAAAGATATTTCACCCGGCTGGGGATTGCCTCCGCCACCGACCAAGGCTACGTCGCTGATGGTATGGTGGGGCGAGCGAAAGGGGCGCTGGGCAATCAGTGATGCTTCCCTCCCGAGCCTTCCGGCTACAGAGTGAATCTTGGTGGTCTCGAGGGCTTCCTGTAGGGTCAGGGGAGGCAGGATAGAAGGGAGCCGTTTGGCCAGCATGGTTTTGCCTGCACCGGGAGGCCCCACCATGATGACATTGTGTCCTCCGGCGGCAGCGATTTCCATCGCCCTTTTGATGTTTTCTTGGCCTTGCACATCTGCAAAATCAAATTCATAATCTTCTAAGGAATTATAAAATACATCCCTTGTATCTGTTACCATCGGGGTGATCTCCAATTCCCCCTCCAAAAAGCCAATTGCCTGCTCCAAGTTTTCGACACCGATGACGTCCAGATTGTTGACGATAGAGGCTTCTGCGGCATTGGGCTGGGGTAGAATGATGCCCTTGAACCCTTTTTTTCTCGCTTCGATGGCGATGGGCAGGACGCCCTTGATGGGTCGCAGCTGGCCGTCGAGGGAGAGCTCGCCCATGATGACATATTCTTCAAGTTCGGCAAATTCCACTTGCTCGGAAGCTTTGAGTATTCCCATGGCGATGGGGAGGTCATAAGCAGACCCTTCTTTACGAATGTCTGCAGGTGCCAGGTTAATGACTACTTTCTGACGTGGCATCCTGTATCCGAAATATTTCAATGCAGATTCTACCCGCTGCTGGCTTTCCTTCACAGCACTGTCCGGTAGGCCTACCATGTAAAAACTGGTTCCCTGTCCGACGTTTACCTCTATGGTGATCAGGATGGCATCTACTCCAGAAACTGTACTACCATACGTTTTTGCTACCATTTTTAGTTAAATTCTACTTCCATAAAAAAAGGAAATCTCCGTAGAGATTTCCTGTTAAGCTCATTTTATATTCCCCTTTTTGGGCATCTTTATTTGATGTTTTGTCTAGGCTTGATACCAGAGCCATCTGTTTCATCTTCTTGGCTTGGACCTGTAGAGGGCGGAATAGTGCCTCCTACTGGTTTTGATTTTGCTTTCTGCTCATGGTCATAAAGCCTGGCTTTTAACTTGTCGTTTTCCCCTTCTAGTTTTCTGATCTTTTTTCCCATGCTGCTCGTGTACATGGACACCATCATCCAAGTGATCAGATAGAGAACAAAGCCAGCAAGAAGCCAAATGACCACTTTTCCAGCGGTGAGTTCTTGGATCCCAAAGCCGTTTTTAATGCTGTCGAAAACCAGAAAGAACACCAGTGCTACTCCAAAAAAAAGTGCTACCAAAAGCTGAAATACACTTGATACCTTTTTCATAAATTTAAAATTAAGATTTGTTATCCAATATACTAAACTGATTGCATAGTGGAAAGTTTCTTATACAATCCTTCTTTACTTATTAACGCTTCATGCGTACCTCTCTCGACTATTTCGCCATTTTGGACCACAAGAATTTCGTCCGCATGTTGGATGGTGCTCAGGCGGTGGGCGATTACCAGGGTGGTCCTGTTGCTCATCAAGTTGGTCAGCGCTTCCTGCACGAGTCGCTCGGATTCGGAGTCCAGTGCTGAGGTGGCCTCGTCCAAGATCAGGATGGGAGGGTTTTTCAGTACTGCGCGGGCAATGCTCAACCGCTGGCGTTGTCCGCCGGAAAGTTTGCTGCCTCGCTCGCCAATATTGGTTTGATAGCCATTCTCTAATTGCGCGATAAATCCATGTGCATTAGCGATCTTGGCGGCTTCTACCACCGAGGCTTCAGAAACCTCAGATAGGCCAAAAGCAATATTGTTGAAAATGGTGTCATTGAACAAAATGGATTCTTGGGTGACAATACCGATGAGTTTACGTAAATCGTCTATGGCAAATTCCCTAATATCAGTGTCGTCTAATTTCACCTTCCCAGCAGTGGGGTCATAAAAACGGGGTACAAGGTCTGCAATAGTGGATTTTCCTCCTCCGGAAGGCCCCACTAAGGCGATAGTTTTGCCCTTTTGAAGTGAGAATTCGATGCCTTTTAACACCAGTGGCCCCTGGTCATAGCCGAAATCCACTTGGCTAAAGGAAATCGTGGATCCAAATTTTTGAAGGCTTTTGGGACGGGCTGGATCCTGAATGGCAGGTGCCGTATCCACTACCTTAAAGATCCTGTCCGCAGAGGCAAGGCCTCTTTGGACCGCTCCCATGGCCCTTGATATTTCTTTGGCGGGATTGAGAACTTGCGTAAATAGGATAATGTAGGCGAGAAATTCACTGGCCGAAAGATCAGAGGCGTTGTTGAGTACCAAGCTGCCCCCATATAGCAGAATGCCCGCTACCACAAATACGCCCAAAAACTGTGAAATCGGAGAGGCCAATTCATTTCTCTTGGCCATGGAAACATTGATTTTGGAGTATTTGTCGGTCTCTTTGTCAAATTTGTCATATACATATCCCGTGGCGCTGAAAGCCTTTACCACACGCATTCCGCCAATGGTCTCGTCCAGGATGTTTACGATGCGCCCGAGGGATTCTTGGCTTTGGACAGCTTTCTTTTTGAGCCTTTTGGTAATGCCCCCAATGATCGCCCCTGAGATCGGAATGATCAGGATGGTAAAAAGGGTGAGCTTTACCGACATAAAGAAAAGGGCACCAAAATATAAGATGATCGTGACAGGTTCCCTAAATACCACCCGCAGGGATTGGACGACACTGTTTTCCACTTCTTGCACATCATTTGTCATCTTGGACATCAGGTCACCTTTACGTTCATTGGTGAAATAGCCAATATGCATGCGGCTTACCTGATCAAAGATGTGCATGCGCATTTTTTTGATCACATCCGCTTTGACTTTTGCCAATAATACGCCTGCCAAATAGGTGAAAAGGTTGGATAGGAATACAGAAACCACGATGATGATGCATACATACACCAAGGTTCCGAACTTCCCATAAGTTTCCGCTACCTGCATGAAATAATAGTTGAACAGGTGCATGAAATACTCAATGGTAAATGAAAATTCAGGCTTAGAGGCATAGCGCTGTAGTTCAGCTGGATCGACTTGCTCGAAGATGACATCAAACAATGGCTTCAGCAAGGTGAAATTAAGCAAGCCAAAAATGATAGCCAGCAAGGCGTAGACCACATATAGTGGGAAATACCTTCTGTAAGGACGGGCGTATGCTAATATTCTTAAATAGGTTTTCATCTAGATCATTATCGATTAGTCCCTGCCGATAGGGTACTGATAAAACGGGGTCAATAATTATAGGCTTCTCTGGCGATATTGAGCCGCAAAGACAAGTGGGAGTAATTACTGACTTCTGGCGCATCCAAGCCCTCAGCTGTGTGCCTTCTGTAGCTATGTCCAAGATCAATAAATAAATTGTGCTTCAGCATGTATGAAGCAACGATATTCCCCATGAGCAGTTTGTTTTCCACTCCTTGCCCAATTTGATGTCCATATAGGCCCAGCCCGTCTTCTCCCTCAAGCCTGTTTTTCAATAAATCGCCTCCCATATTGGTAGCCTCATCAGGATCGGTTCCATATATATGGTATATACCTGTAAAATTAAGGGAAAGTTTTGGAATTGGCTGATAACGGAGAATCCCAATTGCCTCTCGGAAGTTGGCACCGCGTGGATGGGCGATGGGGGTGCGGTAGTGGGTATAAGCTTGATGGTCAAATTTCTCCTGATAGGTATAAGGCCGGGCTTGATTATATTCCAATTGCAAGTCCAAGTTTTTGATTTGGAATACATTGATGTATTTGTAGCCAAGTTGCAGCCCGTGTTTGTTGCGTTTGGAATTTTTGCCGTCCACGCCAAAAAACTCTCCAAAGACAAATTCATCCAAGGCAAACTGTCCATATAGCTGCATGGCATGGGCAAAATTCCATTTGAAGTCTGTTCCCAGCATTACCTTATCTGGCGTTCCCAGCTGATGCTCTACCCAGCGGTAAAAAATCACAGGGTTGAGGTAGGTCCAGTCGGCTTGGTTCGCCATGACAGATTCGAAGATGCCAATGTTCAGTTTTTTGCCGATATTCATGCCCAACCGGTGCAGCGAAAACCATTTTTTGGGGTAGCGGCCGTCTTCTGGCCTGTTACGGCTGTTCAGGAAAATGTCGGCCGTCATTTGCGCCCACATGGTTGTGTACTGCAATTTCCAAACATTCACGTTCAACTTGAAGAACATGTAGGGGTTTGAAAAGTCAGAAAGGATCATGGAGCGGTAACCCTCCCCGACAAAGTTCCGGTCATGGCCCATCTGGGCATCGATGTGCTTGGAGACCTTAAAGGTAAAATATCCCCTTGCAGCAAAGTAGCTGTACCCATGATCGCCGTACCGCTTCCAGAACCCTTGCCCTGGCACTGCACCATTGTGTTCGGTATAGTCTTCTACCCAAGTGGGGAAAATGACTTCGTTACTGGTCAGGTAGGTGTAGAAACCTACTTTCCTGTCGATACTTCCCCTAAGGGTAATGCCACGCGTGTTTCTGAAATTAGTGCTTTCTGCGCCAGACTCCGTGCCGCCGCGAAAATAGATCACCGGATTTATATGGACGTCAAAATCCTTATCCCTGTGATAATAAAAGTCTGAGGGTCTTTTGTATATTTTTTTCCAGAGTGGCTTTTGGGAAAGAGCGGTCTCTTCTTCCACAAATTCCCAGTTGTCATTTCTTAAGTAACGAAAATTGAATTCGTCCACTTTTCCCATGGCTACCTGGTCCACTTCATCCAGGAAACCGGCCACATTATCCCTTCTGAGAGGCTTGAAACCTGTAGGGTAATGGGGGACAAACTCCCCCCTGAGTATCTCATAGCGGTCCAGCAAGTGATAGTACGCCCTATTATAAGGTATCAGCGCACTCTGGGCGACACAGATATCCAAAGCACCGCATAGAAATCCCATGGCCAGTAAAAACTTCCTTAACATGTCGTGTAATTGATTTACGTCAAACTCGGTTTCAGCCCCAAAACTTAGGACAATATTCCCTTCTGGCCATAAAACTACATTATTTTTTGATCAGAAAAAGATAGGGCGGCAAAGGGAAAACGTCGGACGACTGGCATTTTCTTGATTTTTTTCGCAATTTTGCAGATAAATAGTGCGCTGACAACCTTTGGGTTAAATAATTCATTGATAAACATTTGGAGGCTTTTATAAAAAAGAATAACTTTGTGCCTCCATTTGAAAAAGCGACATTTAATATAAATAGGGATTACCATGAAAAAAGACATTCATCCAAACTACAGAGAGGTTGTTTTCTATGACACTTCCAGTGAATATAAGTTTTTGACCAAGTCCACGATCGAAACTGACGAGACGATCACTTGGGAAGATGGAAACGAATATCCTCTTTATAAGGTGGAAGTGAGCTCTAACTCACACCCTTTCTATACCGGTAAGAAAATGCTTCTTGATACTGCCGGTCGTGTGGAGAAATTCAACAGAAGATACAAGAAGAAATAATTCATTTCTTTGTAGCAAAAGCAACTTTAAAAAGTCTCTTGGAAATTGTATTCCAAGAGACTTTTCTATTTTTGTAGCATGGAGCAAGTTACATTATTTGATGACCCTGCCTATAGAGGGTCGCTGTTACCGTTTACTTTTACTCGGCCAGTGGCTGAGATCAGGGTGGGCATCTTGAAAATCCGTGAGAAATGGGAGAAATATTTGGATGCTACAGCCGGTTTTATGACGCTGGATTACCTGCAGGAGAAGTTTCCCCCTTTGGCAAACAGCAGGCTTTTTATCAATGGCGGGCTCTGTCCTGATCAAGGGTTGGTCACGGCAATCAAAACCTTGGAAAAAGGGGAGTACCTCTACAAGGATAATATTTTGCTGGCGGCTTTTCCAGAAGATCCTTCATCCTTTAGCATGGATACCGCTAAGGAGAAGGGAGCATTGAAGACATATGAGGGGGAGATTACGTTGATTCACCGCAATTGGCATATATTCCAGTTTAATGCACTGGAGCTGAGGAAGGATTTTGTCTTGCTTACCACCAATCGTACATCAGCAGGCATCAATGACTCCCACACGATAGCTTATAATCCGGCGATGATTTTCGTGGAGGAAGGAGCGAAGATCAGGGCGGCAGTGCTCAATGCCGAAGATGGGCCGATCTACATAGGGAAAAACGCAGAAGTTCAGGAAGGCGCATTGATCAAGGGGCCTTTTGCACTTTGCGAAGGGTCCACCGTAAATATGGGCGGAAAAATGCGCGGAGACAGCACCATTGGCCCGTTCTCAAAAGTAGGTGGGGAAGTGTCCAATTCCGTGATATTTGGTTATAGTAACAAAGGGCACGATGGCTTTATCGGCAATACCGTGATCGGAGAATGGTGCAATTTCGGGGCAGATACCAATATTTCCAATTTGAAAAACAACTATGCTCCTGTCAAGGTTTGGGACTATACCAAAGGGAGTTTTGTCAATACAGGCCTGCAGTTTTGCGGTTTAATGATGGGAGACCACTCCAAGACGGGGATCAATACCATGTTTAACACCGGTACAGTGGTGGGCGTAGGGGCCAATGTGTTTGGAGCTGGATTTCCAAGGACATTTGTCCCGTCCTTTTCATGGGGAGGAGAAGGCAGAAGTACTTTTCAGATGGACAAATTTGAAGAGACTGCGGCAAAGGTGATGGAGAGAAGAGGGGTGGCATTAGACCAAAAAGAAAAATCCATTTTGGATAAAGTGTTTGATTTGACCAAAGCATACCGCATTTGGGACAAGGAAGTATAAGCAAAATCGCTAACAATGTTATTTTCGTCCATACCAGGCTTGCAAGAAACCAAACAGCGCCTCATCCAAGCCATAAACAATAATCACCTCGCCCATGCGCTGCTGTTTCATGGTCCGGAGGGAGCTGCCAACCTTAAGATGGCCCTGGCCCTGGCGGCCTATGTAAACTGTGAAGACAAAGGGCCTGAAGATGCCTGTGGGGTTTGTAGTTCGTGTCAAAAAATGGCAAAACTCGTCCATCCGGATTTAAGCTTTACTTTTCCACTGCCCGGAAACCTGATCAAGGAAGACGACGATAAGAATAAGAAGGTGGATGTTTTGGCGCCGTGGAGGGAGTTTGTGCTCACCAGGCCGTACAGTAACCTCCAAGATTGGATATATCATAACGGCTTCGAAAAGAAGCAGCTGAACATTTCCAAGGCAGCGGCCAAGCAGATCATCCAAACGGTATCCCTCAAATCCTTTGAAGGCGGATATAAGATGATCTTGGTGTGGATGCCTGAATATATGCATACCGCAGCGGCCAATGCGCTGCTGAAAGTGCTGGAAGAGCCGCCGGAGAAGACGCTTTTTCTTATGGTCGCCCACCAGCCTGAGCAACTGCTGACCACCATTCTTTCGCGGACCCAAAAAGTACTGGTGAGGGCTTTTTCCGATGAGGAAGTAAAAGACCATCTCATCAATGAGGGACTCTGCTCCCGTGAAGGGGCCTTACAGGTGGCGCCACTGGCCAATGGTAATATGAGAGAGGCCTATCGGTTGGTAGATCAGGTAATCGATGAAAATACATCAAAGTTTAGGGATTGGATGAGAATTTGCTTTACCTTGGATATCAATAATATTATGGCGCTGGCGGAAGGTTTCCAAGGAGCGGACAAGGAAGGGCAAAAAGCGTTATTTCTGACCGGTCTGAACATTCTCAGAGAGAGCCTGTTAAAGAGAAGCCAGCTGGAAGAGCTGATGAGGACAGCACCTGCTGACAGGGAATTTGTGGAGAATTTTAGCCTGAAGGCCCTTACAGAGGAAAAAATCCTCAATATCTACCGATTATTGAACGCCGCACATTACCATTTAGAAAGAAATGCCAACGCGAAGATTTTATTTGCAGACCTTTCTTTTGACATGGCCAAAGTACTTCGCAAAAAAGAAACCGCATGAAAAAACATGTTATCGGCCGAAGGGAAAAGATCAGCTTGCCTGATTGGGGCTTGATCATGATTTCTGCCAAAGTGGATACGGGGGCCTATACCAATGCCATCCACTGTGAATGGGTGGAGGAAACAGAAGAGGATGGGCAGGTGGTACTGGCATTTAAGCTTTTGGAGCCTGAGCACCGCTTGTATTCCGGTAAGGTCATCAAAGTCAAGACCTATACCCAAAAGAAGGTGAAAAACTCTTTTGGAAATGCAGAGCTGAGGTACAAGGTCACCACCAAGGTCGTGATGTTTGATGAAGCGTTTGATGTAGAATTCACGCTTTCTGATCGGTCAAGGATGCGCAATGCGATCTTGTTGGGCAGAAAGATGCTTCGCGGTAGATTTTTAGTTGACGTCGATCAGACAAACTTATCCAAAAAACATAAAGTAGCTAAGCAATGAGAATAGCCGTACTTTCCCGAAATCCAAATCTTTATTCCACACGTAGGTTACGTGAGGCCATCATCGATGCAGGCCATGAGGCGCTGATCATAGACCACTCACTTTGTGACTTGGTGATCGAACAAGAAGGGCCATCCATCTTTTACAGGGGCGAAAAGCTGTCCGATATCGATGCGATCATTCCGAGAATTGGAGCATCTGTGACATTTTATGGGACGGCCGTGGTTCGTCAGTTTGAGCTGATGGGCGTCATTTCTGCTGTGGAGTCACAGGCAATTGTGCGGAGCAGGGATAAGTTGCGCAGCTTACAGATCCTCTCCCGTGAAGGATTGGGGATGCCCAAGACGGCCTTTACCAATTTTTCCAAAGGTGGCGAGAAGCAGCTCATCGACCAAGTGGGAGGGGCTCCGCTGATCATCAAGCTGTTGGAAGGCACGCAGGGATTGGGGGTAGTGCTGGCCGAGACACGGAAAGCTGGCCAGTCCGTAATCGAGGCCTTTCACGGGCTGAAGGCACGTATCATTGTGCAGGAGTTTATCAAAGAAGCCAAAGGGGCCGATATCCGGGCCTTTGTCGTAAATGGCAAAGTCGTGGGAGCGATGAAGCGCCAAGGCGAGGAGGGGGAATTCCGCTCCAACCTGCACCGAGGAGGAAAAGCGACCGTCATAAAGCTGTCCGCTTCAGAGCGAAAAGCTGCCTTAGGAGCTGCAAAGGCACTTGGGCTGGCCGTAGCCGGGGTGGATATGCTTCAGTCCTCTCGAGGACCATTGATCTTGGAGGTGAACAGTTCGCCGGGCTTGGAAGGCATCGAAAAGGCAACAGGAGTGAATATCGCAGGCAAGATCATTCAATACATTGAGGAAACTGCCTATAAAAAATTATCGAAAAGAAAAATCAAAGAATAATGCAGCCTATACGGATAGGAACACGGGGCAGTAAGCTTGCCCTTTTTCAGGCACATCATATTGCTGACTTACTTCAGGCCCAGGGCCTGCAAACCGAAATCGTCACCATCACCACGAAGGGGGATAAGATCCTGGATGTGGCGATCTCCAAAATTGGAAGCAAAGGGGTGTTTACCGAAGAGCTAGAGGAGCAGCTTGCCAGTGGAGAGGTGGATATTGCTGTCCACAGTGCCAAGGATATGCCTTCTTCATTGCCTGAGGGATTTGAACTCATATCATTTACCAAACGGGAAAAAGTCAATGACATCATTTTGAGCCACCATGAGGACATTGACTATAAAAATCCCCATAAACCCTTGCTATTGGGGACTTCATCTACCAGAAGAGTGGCTACACTCAAGCACTATTATCCTCATATAAAAACGGTGGAAGTACGTGGAAACCTCCAGACACGTATACAAAAGATGGAGTCAGGAGCCTGTGATGCCTTGCTTTTAGCCTATGCGGGTGCGCACCGAATGGGCTATGATGACCTGATCCGCCATGAGCTTTCGCTAGATGAGTTTACGCCAGCGGTTGGCCAGGGCAGTATTGCTGTGGAAGCCTGCGATAGACTGGATGCCGACCTTAGAAAACAGATCGTGGCCGCCACACATCACACCGAAACCGGCTATCGCCTGCGTGCAGAAAGAAGCTTTTTGAAAATCCTTGAAGGGGGGTGCAGCATTCCGGTTTTTTGCCTTGCCACGTACCGGTCTGGGCAAGTGGAGATGACTGGAGGAGTGGTCAGTTTGAATGGCAAAGAACGTATTCAACACCAGGTTTCGGGGCCTGCAGAGGAGGCCGAAAAGGTAGGGAGGAGCTTGGCCGAAAAGGTGATCCAGTCAGGTGGTGATCGCATTTTGAAAGATATTAAACGGCAACTTAACAACTAACATGAAGAAGTATTCCCTTGGACTGCTCATAATGCTGTCCTTGTTGATGTCCTGTTCATCCCAAAAGGATTCATTGATTAAAATCCACACCCGGTACGGTGATATTTATGCGATTCTTTATGACGAGACGCCCAAGCATAAAGAGAACTTCATCAAGTTGGCCGAGGCGGGACGTTTTGACAGTACAGAGTTTCACCGAGTCATCGATAATTTTATGGTCCAAGCAGGTGATGTCTTCACCAAGGAGGGCCTCCCTGAGGAAGAATGGTACACCATTCCTGCCGAATTGGACAAGGGCTATCTCCACGAGAAGGGGGCCATTGCAGCGGCACGCAAATCGGATCATGTCAATCCGGAAAAGCGATCAAGCGGATGCCAGTTTTACATTGTGGAGGGCAGGAAATACAGCGAGGAGGAGTTGACCACTAATGTCAAAAAGCTTCAGAAGGAGTTTATGAAATACATCTCCCTTGAAAGCCAGCGTGCACTTGCGGAGCAGTATGTAAAGCTGTATGAGGACGGGAGGTACGAGGAGATGACTCAGCTGATGTTGTCAAAAAAGGAAGAGATGGAGGACTTTTTACATGTCAACTTGTCAAAGGAAATGGATGAGGCAGCCATTGAGACATTTACGACAGTCGGGGGAACCCCCCATTTGGATGAAGGAGGTTATACCGTTTTTGGCAAAGTGATCAAAGGAATGGATGTCGTGGATAAGATTTCTTCGGAAAAGACCGCCGCCATGGACAGGCCAGTTGATCCGGTGTATATTACGGTGGAAGTAGAAAAGGTACCCAAAAGGAAAATTACTAAAGAATACGGCTTTGAATACTCAGAAGATAAATAAACCGAATCTATTGATCACCGGTGCAAACGGCCTGCTGGGGCAGAAGTTGGTCAAGCGTCTGCTGGAAAAGGGGGATTTCAATGTGATTGCAACAGGCCGAGGCGCCTGTAGATTGCCAGGTGAATGGAAGGGCTTTTCCTATGCTTCCATGGACATTACCGACAAGGACAATGTCCTGGATATCTTTCAGGAGTATAAACCTGATGTCGTGATCCATGGTGCTGCTATGACCAACGTGGACGAGTGTGAGACGTCCCAAGAGGCTTGTTATCAGCAGAATGTGGCAGCGGTAGGAAATATTGTTGTGGCTGCGGAGCAGTGTCATAGCTTTTTGGTACATGTTTCCACTGACTTTATCTTTGATGGAGAGGCAGGGCCATATGCAGAGGATGCGATACCGAACCCTATCAATTATTATGGGGAAAGCAAGTTGCAGGCGGAGGCACTGATACAGCAATCGTCACTCAACTGGGGTATTGCCAGGACTGTATTGGTATATGGGATATCCCATGACATGAGCCGCTCCAATATAGTGCTTTGGGTCAAGAAGTCACTAGAGGATGGGAAAGAACTGCAGCTGGTGGATGATCAATGGAGGACTCCTACATTGGCAGAGGACTTGGCCGAGGGCTGTATTCTAATGGCCGAGCAGCGCGCAAAGGGTGTTTATAACATTTCTGGAGACGAACTCCTGACGCCATATGATATGGCTATCCAGACAGCTGAATTCTTTAAATTGGACAAAACCAAGATCAACAAAACGGATTCCAGTGCTTTTCGCCAGACAGCAAAAAGACCCATGAAAACAGGGTTTATCATTCAAAAAGCTAAACATGAGTTGAATTTTAAACCAAAAAGTTTTACAGAAGGAATTGAAATTCTAGCAAAACAGCTTAATTTAGCCAATTGAAAAAAAGAACATTCATCAGAATAAATCCAATTTTGCCTCTTTACCTTATGGCTTTTACCCCCAATATCGATTGTTTCCTTTGTATTAACGGCTGCGTTCCCAACGAGGAAAGGTGGGGTTCGGCGTTATAACCCGGCTCCCAATGGAAGGATGGAGAAGTAAACAAGTCAGGTAACCAGTAGTGTTGGAGTGAGTAAGGTGAAGGTTCGTGTGTTAAATGGCTTAAGTATTCCAATCAAATAAAAAACATATCATGTATAGAAAACTTCTATCCTTCTTGATTTTTCTTTTTCCCATGTCTCTTCTGGCACAGGAGACTGCTCCAGCTGAAGAATTGAGTTTTGGACAAAGAATTGACCGATCATTCCAGCCATTAGCGGATGCATGGGAG
It encodes:
- the hemC gene encoding hydroxymethylbilane synthase, whose protein sequence is MQPIRIGTRGSKLALFQAHHIADLLQAQGLQTEIVTITTKGDKILDVAISKIGSKGVFTEELEEQLASGEVDIAVHSAKDMPSSLPEGFELISFTKREKVNDIILSHHEDIDYKNPHKPLLLGTSSTRRVATLKHYYPHIKTVEVRGNLQTRIQKMESGACDALLLAYAGAHRMGYDDLIRHELSLDEFTPAVGQGSIAVEACDRLDADLRKQIVAATHHTETGYRLRAERSFLKILEGGCSIPVFCLATYRSGQVEMTGGVVSLNGKERIQHQVSGPAEEAEKVGRSLAEKVIQSGGDRILKDIKRQLNN
- a CDS encoding peptidylprolyl isomerase; this encodes MKKYSLGLLIMLSLLMSCSSQKDSLIKIHTRYGDIYAILYDETPKHKENFIKLAEAGRFDSTEFHRVIDNFMVQAGDVFTKEGLPEEEWYTIPAELDKGYLHEKGAIAAARKSDHVNPEKRSSGCQFYIVEGRKYSEEELTTNVKKLQKEFMKYISLESQRALAEQYVKLYEDGRYEEMTQLMLSKKEEMEDFLHVNLSKEMDEAAIETFTTVGGTPHLDEGGYTVFGKVIKGMDVVDKISSEKTAAMDRPVDPVYITVEVEKVPKRKITKEYGFEYSEDK
- a CDS encoding SDR family oxidoreductase, which gives rise to MNTQKINKPNLLITGANGLLGQKLVKRLLEKGDFNVIATGRGACRLPGEWKGFSYASMDITDKDNVLDIFQEYKPDVVIHGAAMTNVDECETSQEACYQQNVAAVGNIVVAAEQCHSFLVHVSTDFIFDGEAGPYAEDAIPNPINYYGESKLQAEALIQQSSLNWGIARTVLVYGISHDMSRSNIVLWVKKSLEDGKELQLVDDQWRTPTLAEDLAEGCILMAEQRAKGVYNISGDELLTPYDMAIQTAEFFKLDKTKINKTDSSAFRQTAKRPMKTGFIIQKAKHELNFKPKSFTEGIEILAKQLNLAN